The proteins below come from a single Vibrio natriegens NBRC 15636 = ATCC 14048 = DSM 759 genomic window:
- the uvrY gene encoding UvrY/SirA/GacA family response regulator transcription factor: protein MINVFLVDDHELVRTGIRRIIEDVRGMNVAGEADSGEEAVKWCRSNHADVVLMDMNMPGIGGLEATKKILRVNPDVKIIVLTVHTENPFPTKVMQAGASGYLTKGAGPDEMVNAIRVVNSGQRYISPEIAQQMALSQFSPASENPFKDLSERELQIMLMITKGQKVTDISEQLNLSPKTVNSYRYRLFSKLDINGDVELTHLAIRHGMLDTETL, encoded by the coding sequence TTGATAAATGTTTTCCTTGTAGATGATCACGAGCTGGTTCGCACAGGGATACGACGTATTATTGAAGACGTCCGTGGAATGAACGTAGCAGGAGAAGCTGACAGCGGTGAAGAGGCAGTAAAATGGTGTCGCAGTAATCATGCTGACGTCGTTTTAATGGACATGAACATGCCAGGAATCGGTGGCTTAGAAGCGACTAAAAAGATTCTTCGCGTGAATCCTGATGTAAAAATCATCGTACTTACCGTTCATACAGAAAATCCGTTTCCAACCAAAGTAATGCAGGCGGGTGCTTCTGGTTATTTAACCAAAGGTGCAGGCCCAGACGAGATGGTTAACGCGATTCGTGTGGTAAATAGTGGGCAGCGTTACATCTCACCAGAGATTGCGCAGCAGATGGCATTGAGTCAATTCTCACCTGCCTCTGAAAACCCTTTTAAAGATTTATCTGAACGTGAATTGCAAATCATGTTGATGATTACCAAGGGTCAGAAAGTCACGGATATTTCTGAACAACTTAACTTGAGTCCAAAAACAGTTAACAGTTACCGCTATAGACTGTTTAGCAAATTGGACATTAATGGCGACGTTGAGTTAACACACTTAGCGATTCGTCACGGAATGCTGGACACTGAGACGCTTTAG
- a CDS encoding carboxynorspermidine synthase codes for MAILQIGAGGVGWVVAHKAAQNNDVLGDITIASRTVGKCEKIIESIQKKNNLKDSTKKLEARAVNADDVDSLVALIKEVKPDLVINAGPPWVNMPIMEACYQAKVSYLDTSVAVDLCSEGQQVPQAYDWQWGYREKFEEAGITGILGAGFDPGVVSVFAAYAVKHLFDEIDTIDVMDVNAGDHGKKFATNFDPETNMLEIQGDSFYWENGEWKQVPCHSRMLEFEFPNCGSHKVYSMAHDEVRSMKEFIPAKRIEFWMGFGDRYLNYFNVMRDIGLLSPDPLTLHDGTVVQPLHVLKALLPDPTSLAPGYTGLTCIGTWVQGKKDGKERSVFIYNNADHEVAYEDVEHQAISYTTGVPAITAALQFFRGEWADKGVFNMEQLNPDPFLETMPSIGLDWHVQELEAGQGLPVIHELKK; via the coding sequence ATGGCAATTCTACAGATTGGTGCAGGCGGCGTTGGCTGGGTAGTTGCACACAAAGCAGCACAAAACAACGACGTTCTGGGTGATATCACAATCGCATCACGTACCGTAGGTAAGTGTGAGAAAATCATCGAATCTATTCAGAAGAAAAACAACCTGAAAGATTCAACTAAGAAATTAGAAGCTAGAGCAGTTAATGCTGACGACGTAGATTCTCTTGTTGCTCTTATTAAAGAAGTGAAGCCTGATCTTGTGATCAACGCTGGTCCTCCATGGGTAAACATGCCAATCATGGAAGCATGTTACCAAGCGAAAGTGTCATACCTGGATACATCAGTGGCAGTTGACCTGTGTTCTGAAGGTCAGCAAGTACCTCAGGCTTATGATTGGCAGTGGGGTTACCGTGAGAAGTTCGAAGAAGCGGGCATCACAGGTATCCTAGGTGCTGGTTTCGATCCAGGCGTAGTATCGGTATTTGCAGCGTACGCAGTTAAGCATCTGTTCGATGAAATCGATACTATCGACGTAATGGACGTAAACGCTGGTGACCACGGTAAGAAGTTTGCGACAAACTTCGACCCAGAAACCAACATGCTAGAGATCCAAGGCGACTCTTTCTACTGGGAAAATGGCGAGTGGAAACAAGTACCTTGTCACTCTCGTATGCTTGAGTTTGAATTCCCTAACTGTGGTTCACACAAAGTGTACTCAATGGCGCACGATGAAGTTCGTTCAATGAAGGAATTCATCCCTGCAAAACGCATTGAATTCTGGATGGGTTTCGGTGACCGTTACCTAAACTACTTCAATGTAATGCGTGATATCGGCCTATTGAGCCCAGATCCACTAACGCTGCACGATGGTACAGTAGTACAGCCTCTGCACGTATTGAAAGCGCTACTACCAGATCCAACTTCTCTTGCACCAGGCTACACCGGTCTAACGTGTATCGGTACTTGGGTTCAAGGTAAGAAAGACGGTAAAGAGCGCAGTGTCTTCATCTATAACAATGCTGACCACGAAGTGGCATACGAAGACGTAGAGCACCAGGCGATCTCTTACACCACAGGTGTACCAGCGATCACTGCGGCACTGCAATTCTTCCGTGGCGAGTGGGCGGATAAAGGTGTGTTCAATATGGAACAGCTAAACCCAGATCCGTTCCTGGAAACCATGCCTTCTATCGGTCTGGATTGGCATGTTCAAGAGCTTGAAGCAGGTCAGGGACTTCCAGTTATCCACGAACTTAAAAAGTAA
- the uvrC gene encoding excinuclease ABC subunit UvrC, which yields MNPPFDSASFLKTVTHQPGVYRMYNAEAVVIYVGKAKDLQKRLSSYFRKKVDSEKTRALVRNIAKIDVTVTHTETEALILEHNYIKQYLPKYNVLLRDDKSYPYIFISGHKHPRLSMHRGAKKRKGEYFGPYPDSGAVRETLHLLQKIFPVRQCEDTVYSNRTRPCLMFQIGRCAGPCVSSIISDDEYAELVGFVRLFLQGKDQQVLKMLIEKMEHASQQLRFEDAAKFRDQIQAIRRVQEQQYVSEDSMDDMDVLGFAQESGIACIHILMIRQGKVLGSRSHFPKIPQNTSQQEVFDSFLTQYYLSHNEARTIPARIILNQELAEDIEPIQKALSEVAGRKVRFHTSPTGVRGRYLKLSNTNALTAITTKINHKMTINQRFHALREVLDMESITLMECFDISHTMGESTIASCVVFNNEGPVKQEYRRYNITGITGGDDYAAMGQVLDRRYSKQLDVEKIPDIIFIDGGKGQLNRAHEIISQHWGDWPKRPILIGIAKGVTRKPGLETLITVDGHEFNLPSDAPALHLIQHIRDESHNHAIAGHRAKRGKTRRTSALEGIEGVGPKRRQALLKYMGGLQELKRASVEEIAKVPGISHSLAEIIFQALKQ from the coding sequence GTGAATCCTCCTTTTGATTCGGCTTCCTTTCTCAAGACAGTAACTCATCAGCCCGGCGTGTACAGAATGTACAACGCCGAGGCTGTTGTTATTTACGTCGGAAAAGCCAAAGACCTCCAAAAGCGCCTTTCGAGTTACTTTCGTAAAAAAGTCGACAGTGAAAAGACACGCGCACTCGTTCGCAATATTGCCAAAATCGACGTTACGGTCACTCATACCGAGACCGAAGCGCTGATCCTTGAACACAATTACATTAAGCAGTATTTACCGAAATACAACGTACTGTTGCGTGATGATAAATCCTACCCTTACATCTTTATCAGCGGACATAAACATCCGCGCTTATCGATGCATCGAGGTGCTAAAAAGCGCAAAGGCGAGTACTTTGGCCCGTATCCGGATTCCGGTGCAGTGCGCGAAACGTTACATCTACTGCAAAAGATATTTCCCGTTCGCCAGTGCGAAGATACAGTCTATTCGAACCGTACTCGTCCATGTCTGATGTTTCAAATTGGGCGTTGCGCAGGACCGTGTGTCAGCTCAATCATTTCAGACGACGAATATGCGGAGCTGGTGGGTTTTGTTCGCCTATTCTTGCAAGGCAAAGACCAGCAAGTACTTAAGATGCTAATTGAGAAAATGGAGCATGCTAGCCAGCAGCTACGCTTTGAAGATGCGGCAAAGTTTCGTGATCAGATTCAGGCAATCCGCCGTGTTCAGGAACAACAGTACGTTTCCGAAGACAGTATGGACGATATGGATGTACTTGGCTTTGCACAGGAAAGCGGAATTGCGTGTATCCATATTCTGATGATTCGTCAGGGGAAGGTTTTGGGTAGTCGAAGTCACTTCCCTAAAATTCCGCAAAATACCAGTCAGCAAGAAGTGTTTGATAGCTTCTTAACTCAGTATTATTTGAGTCACAACGAAGCGCGTACTATTCCCGCCCGGATTATTCTCAATCAGGAGCTGGCAGAGGATATTGAGCCGATTCAAAAAGCACTCTCCGAAGTTGCAGGACGTAAGGTTCGCTTTCATACATCACCCACTGGTGTCAGAGGGCGCTACCTCAAACTGTCGAATACCAATGCACTAACGGCAATTACCACTAAAATTAATCATAAGATGACCATCAATCAGCGCTTTCACGCCCTACGTGAAGTGCTGGATATGGAGTCGATAACGCTCATGGAATGTTTTGATATCTCTCATACGATGGGAGAGAGCACAATTGCGTCGTGTGTGGTTTTCAATAATGAAGGTCCGGTTAAACAAGAATATCGCCGTTACAACATTACGGGTATTACTGGTGGTGATGATTATGCCGCGATGGGGCAGGTATTGGATCGCCGATATTCAAAGCAACTGGATGTGGAGAAGATCCCAGACATCATTTTCATCGATGGTGGTAAAGGTCAGCTAAACCGTGCCCATGAAATCATTTCACAACACTGGGGAGATTGGCCAAAACGACCAATTTTGATCGGTATTGCGAAAGGGGTAACGCGTAAGCCCGGGCTGGAAACGTTAATCACGGTAGATGGCCATGAGTTTAATCTGCCAAGTGACGCCCCGGCGCTTCACCTTATTCAGCATATTCGAGACGAAAGCCATAATCATGCGATTGCAGGACATCGGGCTAAACGTGGCAAAACACGACGTACGAGTGCGCTAGAAGGGATTGAAGGTGTTGGACCGAAGCGACGCCAGGCTTTGCTGAAATACATGGGCGGATTACAGGAACTTAAACGTGCAAGTGTCGAAGAAATCGCCAAAGTACCGGGGATTAGTCACTCTTTAGCAGAAATTATTTTCCAAGCATTGAAACAATAA
- a CDS encoding elongation factor P: MSLPVIDSKQPFQTEFEPLIREVLTCLTSGLGQNLHSVYVYGSVARKTAVAGKSNLDLVVVTKAAFESNRATLLNTIKWRAQQGYPQVNGVSVRTALVSDVANLDSIFTWGFMLKHCCVCIYGDDLADCFGDYVPSWEIAKHWNMDVEEWLSVYRAKIAQAKSVEEQTQAQTVIAKKLLRASYSLIMYRDKRWFDDPVECGQVFLTYHPEMQLEIERLGILLAGRAIPKRSVIGLLDSFGSWLVKQYQKTEFRIG; encoded by the coding sequence ATGTCTCTTCCTGTTATCGACTCAAAACAACCTTTTCAAACCGAATTCGAACCTCTGATCAGAGAAGTTCTTACGTGCCTTACAAGTGGGCTAGGGCAAAACTTACATAGTGTGTATGTCTATGGCAGTGTTGCGCGTAAAACAGCGGTGGCAGGTAAGTCGAACCTCGATTTAGTGGTTGTAACTAAAGCGGCATTTGAGTCTAACCGAGCCACGTTATTGAACACGATCAAGTGGCGAGCACAGCAAGGCTACCCGCAAGTAAACGGTGTTTCAGTCCGAACCGCGCTGGTTAGTGATGTTGCGAATCTCGACAGTATATTCACCTGGGGCTTTATGCTTAAACATTGCTGTGTCTGTATTTATGGTGATGATTTAGCGGACTGCTTTGGCGATTATGTTCCAAGCTGGGAGATTGCTAAACATTGGAACATGGATGTGGAAGAGTGGCTCTCCGTGTATCGTGCGAAAATAGCACAGGCAAAAAGTGTCGAAGAGCAAACTCAAGCTCAGACGGTAATAGCCAAAAAGTTGTTGCGGGCGTCGTATTCTCTGATTATGTACCGCGATAAACGCTGGTTTGACGACCCTGTGGAATGTGGTCAGGTATTTTTGACCTACCATCCAGAAATGCAATTGGAGATCGAACGTCTGGGTATATTGCTTGCGGGACGGGCTATTCCAAAACGCTCGGTGATAGGGCTTTTAGATAGCTTTGGCAGCTGGCTAGTCAAGCAGTATCAAAAAACAGAGTTTCGCATCGGTTAG
- a CDS encoding DNA polymerase II: MNIQQGFLLTRQARDIQGQTQIELWVSTEAGPTQLLIHGEKPVFFIAQSDLEQARELAQSNKIHVEFRLLEIKTFELTPLVACYTRLTRDAMSLQGHFSHHDIITYEGDIRLADRYLMERFIRGGIEFTGNQQTYNGYQRIQHAKCRSGDYEPKLQVVSLDIECSEKGILYSIGLDSPMDSRVIMIGDPEPADTPIEWVQNEKALLDALVAWFKQFDPDVVVGWNVIDFDFRLLHKRAEWHNMKLKLGRADQASFFRSSSQSQQGFISIPGRVVMDGIDTLKTATYHFRSWSLESVSQELLGEGKEIHNVHDRMDEINRMYRSDKPSLAKYNLQDCVLVNKIFDHTHLLAFAIERSRLTGVELDRVGGSVAAFTNLYLPQIHRAGYVAPNLHPENWIASPGGYVMDSIPNLYDSVLVLDFKSLYPSIIRSFLIDPMGLVEGLQLEIGKQDNQAVPGFRGGQFHRTKHFLPEMIEKLWAARDVAKKNNEKAFSQAIKIIMNSFYGVLGSSGCRFFDTRLASSITIRGHEIMKQTKVLIEEQGYQVIYGDTDSTFVSLNRTYSQTEADKVGNQLVDHINNWWQEHLRSEYNLTSMLEIEYETHYRKFLMPTIRGAETGSKKRYAGLIGEGANERIIFKGLESARTDWTPLAQRFQNTLYGMIFHGEDPSDYVREVVEKTNNGEFDDQLIYQKRLRRKLHEYQKNIPPQVRAARMADEINAKLGRPLQYQNRGRIEYVITVNGPEPHEYRSSLIDYQHYIDKQLKPVADAILPFIGTDFETLSAPQMGLF, from the coding sequence TTGAACATCCAGCAAGGCTTCCTACTCACTCGTCAGGCGCGAGATATCCAAGGTCAGACTCAGATAGAGCTATGGGTATCAACCGAAGCTGGACCAACTCAGTTGCTGATTCATGGCGAAAAACCAGTGTTCTTTATTGCTCAATCAGACCTAGAGCAAGCCAGAGAGCTCGCCCAATCAAACAAAATTCACGTCGAATTTCGTTTGTTAGAGATTAAAACGTTCGAGCTTACCCCTCTTGTGGCTTGTTATACACGACTTACCCGAGACGCCATGTCGTTACAAGGTCACTTTTCACATCACGACATTATCACGTACGAAGGCGACATTCGGCTTGCTGATCGCTATTTGATGGAGCGCTTCATCAGAGGTGGTATCGAATTTACAGGTAACCAGCAAACTTACAACGGATACCAACGCATTCAACATGCAAAATGCCGTTCTGGCGACTATGAGCCGAAGCTGCAAGTTGTCTCTTTAGATATCGAGTGTTCGGAAAAAGGCATTCTCTACTCTATTGGTCTGGACAGTCCAATGGACTCGCGCGTCATTATGATAGGCGATCCTGAACCTGCAGATACCCCTATCGAGTGGGTACAAAACGAGAAAGCCTTACTGGATGCTTTAGTCGCTTGGTTTAAGCAGTTTGACCCTGATGTGGTGGTCGGCTGGAACGTGATTGACTTCGATTTCCGCCTACTGCACAAAAGAGCGGAATGGCACAACATGAAGCTCAAGTTAGGCAGAGCGGATCAAGCGAGTTTCTTCCGCAGTTCCTCACAAAGCCAACAGGGGTTCATTTCTATTCCCGGCCGCGTGGTGATGGACGGTATCGACACGCTAAAAACCGCGACATACCACTTTCGCTCTTGGTCTCTGGAATCCGTTTCTCAGGAATTACTCGGTGAAGGTAAAGAGATTCACAACGTGCATGATCGAATGGATGAGATCAATCGCATGTATCGTTCAGATAAGCCTTCGTTAGCGAAGTATAATCTTCAGGATTGTGTGTTGGTAAATAAGATTTTCGATCACACTCACCTGCTCGCTTTCGCGATTGAACGATCACGATTAACAGGCGTAGAGCTGGATCGAGTCGGTGGCTCGGTCGCTGCATTTACTAATCTCTATCTGCCGCAAATTCACCGCGCGGGTTATGTAGCGCCAAATTTACACCCAGAAAACTGGATAGCCAGCCCTGGCGGGTACGTAATGGATTCAATTCCGAACCTTTACGACTCCGTTTTAGTGCTGGATTTTAAAAGCCTGTACCCGTCCATCATTCGTTCCTTCTTGATAGATCCGATGGGACTTGTTGAAGGGCTACAACTAGAGATCGGTAAACAAGACAATCAAGCGGTACCCGGATTTCGTGGTGGCCAATTCCATCGCACAAAACACTTTTTGCCCGAGATGATTGAAAAGCTCTGGGCAGCACGTGACGTTGCCAAAAAGAACAACGAAAAAGCCTTTTCTCAGGCAATTAAGATCATCATGAACTCGTTTTATGGCGTATTAGGCTCCTCCGGTTGCCGATTTTTTGATACCCGACTGGCATCCAGTATCACCATTCGCGGACACGAGATCATGAAGCAGACCAAAGTGCTGATCGAAGAACAAGGTTATCAGGTCATTTACGGGGACACGGACTCCACCTTTGTGTCGTTAAACCGCACCTACAGTCAGACAGAGGCCGATAAAGTCGGAAATCAATTAGTCGACCACATTAACAACTGGTGGCAGGAGCATCTTCGTTCAGAATACAACCTCACTTCAATGCTAGAAATCGAATACGAGACCCACTATCGTAAATTTTTGATGCCTACCATCCGCGGGGCGGAAACTGGCTCGAAGAAGCGATACGCAGGATTAATTGGTGAAGGTGCAAACGAGCGGATTATTTTCAAAGGACTAGAAAGCGCACGCACAGACTGGACACCGCTGGCGCAAAGATTCCAAAACACACTTTATGGCATGATCTTCCATGGTGAAGATCCAAGTGACTATGTGCGCGAAGTGGTTGAGAAAACCAATAACGGCGAATTCGATGACCAATTGATTTATCAGAAGCGACTGCGCCGTAAACTGCACGAATACCAAAAGAACATTCCGCCCCAAGTGCGTGCCGCTCGAATGGCAGACGAAATCAATGCCAAGCTTGGTCGACCATTACAGTACCAAAACCGAGGTCGAATTGAGTATGTGATTACCGTTAATGGGCCAGAGCCACATGAATACCGCAGTAGCTTAATTGACTACCAACACTATATCGATAAGCAGTTGAAGCCCGTCGCTGATGCCATTTTACCTTTTATCGGAACCGACTTTGAAACCTTGTCGGCGCCACAGATGGGCTTGTTTTAA
- a CDS encoding pyridoxal phosphate-dependent class III aminotransferase, with the protein MTTAFEVDNNIANIFSSQVPVVEGTYDLTPDQVLLDQAEHESAVRSYPRRLPIAIKQAYGCLVEDTRGQIFLDCLAGAGTLALGYNHPEINQALKDQLDSGLPYQTLDIATSAKTHFIQSVKSFLPQELGDNCVIQFCGPSGADAVEAAIKLAKQTTGRNTMFAFRGAYHGMTNGTMGMMGNLGTKARRTGLMSDVHFMPFPYNLRCPFGLGGDEGAKASIRYIERLLNDDEAGIMKPAAIIVEPVQGEGGVIPAPAFWLRELRRICDEHGILLIFDEIQCGVGKSGYNFAFEEAGIVPDVLCLSKAIGGGMPMSLLVINKQHDTWNPGEHTGTFRGNQLAMVSGAKALEIIQRDNLVEHANIAGQYLRFGLEGIQKRVNCIAEVRGKGLMLGVEIKKPNGELNKFGEPVADGQLTLAIQRAALERGLMVEKGGREGSVIRFLPPLIISFEQIDFALRVLEEAIIAAGGSHVEASPQEEWKKHFVHTGELGSTEFASVMNHTTAAMKSVFEQVSAPYSGMDPKALEEAINAVDLDNKNAPLKSVIDDAAELVAKNAIFTQHPDCIAHLHTPPLMPAIAAEAMIAALNQSMDSWDQASSATYVEQKVVNWLCDKYELGEQADGIFTSGGTQSNQMGLMLARDWIADKLSGHSIQKLGLPEYADKLRIVCSKKSHFTVQKSASWMGLGEKAVMTVDANPDGTMDVNKLDEVLTQAKAEGLIPFAIVGTAGTTDHGAIDDLDFIADMAEKHELWMHVDGAYGGALILSSQKARLKGVERAQSISVDFHKLFYQTISCGALLVNDKSNFKFLLHHADYLNREHDELPNLVDKSIATTKRFDALKVFMTMQSVGPKALGDMYDHLLDQTLEVADMIRDNDNFELLAEPSLSTVLFRATHESADLDELNKALRFEALTRGTAVLGETIVDGKTALKFTILNPCLTTADFESLLSKIHMLAVELV; encoded by the coding sequence ATGACCACTGCCTTTGAAGTCGATAACAATATCGCAAACATTTTTTCATCACAGGTTCCAGTTGTTGAGGGAACGTACGACTTAACTCCAGACCAAGTGTTACTTGATCAGGCTGAGCACGAATCAGCGGTTCGCTCTTATCCTCGTCGCTTGCCGATTGCTATTAAACAGGCTTATGGCTGTTTAGTAGAAGATACTCGAGGTCAAATCTTTTTGGATTGCCTTGCGGGTGCGGGTACTTTGGCACTGGGTTATAACCACCCAGAAATCAATCAAGCATTGAAAGATCAGCTAGATTCTGGCCTGCCTTATCAGACGCTTGATATTGCTACCTCGGCGAAAACGCATTTCATTCAGTCTGTGAAGTCTTTTCTTCCTCAAGAGCTGGGTGATAACTGTGTGATTCAGTTCTGTGGACCATCTGGTGCCGATGCAGTTGAAGCGGCGATCAAACTGGCGAAACAGACGACTGGCCGTAACACTATGTTCGCATTCCGTGGTGCTTACCATGGTATGACTAACGGTACGATGGGCATGATGGGTAACTTAGGTACTAAGGCTCGTCGCACAGGTCTGATGTCAGACGTACATTTTATGCCTTTCCCATACAACTTACGTTGCCCGTTTGGACTTGGTGGCGATGAAGGTGCGAAAGCGAGTATTCGTTACATCGAGCGTCTTCTAAATGATGACGAAGCAGGCATTATGAAGCCGGCGGCAATCATCGTTGAACCAGTACAAGGTGAGGGTGGTGTTATCCCTGCACCAGCATTCTGGCTGCGTGAGCTTCGCCGTATCTGTGATGAACACGGCATTCTGTTGATCTTCGACGAAATTCAATGTGGTGTTGGTAAATCTGGCTACAACTTTGCTTTCGAAGAAGCCGGCATCGTTCCAGACGTGTTGTGTTTGTCGAAAGCGATCGGTGGTGGTATGCCGATGTCGCTTCTTGTTATCAACAAGCAGCACGATACCTGGAATCCGGGCGAGCACACGGGTACGTTCCGTGGTAACCAGCTTGCAATGGTTAGTGGTGCGAAAGCGCTAGAAATTATTCAACGTGACAACCTTGTCGAGCATGCAAACATTGCTGGCCAATACCTTCGTTTTGGTCTGGAAGGCATTCAGAAGCGCGTTAACTGTATCGCAGAAGTGCGCGGCAAAGGTTTGATGCTGGGCGTTGAAATTAAGAAACCTAATGGCGAATTGAACAAGTTCGGTGAGCCTGTGGCTGATGGTCAGTTGACGCTTGCGATTCAACGTGCGGCGCTAGAGCGTGGCTTGATGGTAGAGAAGGGTGGCCGTGAAGGCTCTGTAATTCGTTTCCTTCCACCACTGATCATTTCATTTGAGCAAATCGACTTTGCTCTGCGTGTGCTTGAAGAAGCCATCATTGCTGCTGGCGGTAGCCATGTTGAAGCTTCACCACAGGAAGAGTGGAAAAAGCACTTCGTTCACACTGGTGAATTAGGTAGCACTGAGTTTGCATCAGTGATGAACCACACGACTGCAGCTATGAAGTCTGTATTCGAACAAGTAAGTGCACCATACTCAGGTATGGACCCTAAAGCGTTAGAAGAAGCGATCAATGCTGTCGACCTAGACAACAAAAATGCGCCTCTTAAATCAGTGATTGACGACGCTGCAGAGCTTGTTGCCAAGAATGCGATCTTTACACAGCACCCTGATTGTATTGCGCATTTACACACGCCACCGCTCATGCCTGCGATTGCGGCTGAAGCGATGATTGCAGCTCTGAACCAGTCTATGGACTCTTGGGATCAAGCGTCTTCTGCGACTTACGTTGAGCAAAAAGTGGTGAACTGGCTTTGCGACAAATACGAGCTAGGCGAGCAAGCTGACGGTATTTTCACTAGCGGCGGCACTCAAAGTAACCAAATGGGCTTGATGCTGGCGCGAGACTGGATCGCAGACAAACTAAGCGGTCACTCTATTCAGAAGCTAGGTCTTCCTGAGTACGCCGACAAACTGAGAATTGTGTGTTCGAAGAAATCACACTTCACGGTTCAAAAATCAGCGTCTTGGATGGGGCTTGGCGAAAAAGCAGTCATGACTGTTGATGCTAATCCAGACGGCACGATGGATGTGAACAAGTTGGATGAGGTGCTGACTCAGGCAAAAGCGGAAGGTTTAATACCATTTGCGATCGTTGGTACAGCTGGTACAACCGATCACGGCGCGATTGATGATCTAGACTTCATTGCAGACATGGCTGAAAAACATGAACTGTGGATGCATGTCGACGGCGCATACGGTGGTGCTTTGATTCTTAGCAGCCAAAAAGCTCGCCTGAAAGGTGTTGAGCGTGCGCAGTCTATCAGCGTTGACTTCCACAAGTTGTTCTACCAAACAATCAGTTGTGGTGCGCTTCTTGTTAATGACAAGTCAAACTTCAAGTTCCTGCTTCATCATGCAGATTACTTGAACCGCGAACACGACGAACTACCAAACTTGGTAGATAAGTCTATCGCAACAACTAAGCGTTTTGATGCTTTAAAAGTGTTTATGACAATGCAAAGCGTGGGGCCAAAAGCTCTAGGCGACATGTACGACCATTTGCTTGATCAAACGCTAGAAGTAGCAGATATGATCCGCGATAACGACAACTTTGAGTTGTTGGCGGAACCATCACTATCTACCGTTCTGTTCCGTGCGACACATGAATCCGCAGATCTTGATGAACTAAATAAAGCGTTGCGTTTCGAGGCGCTGACTCGCGGAACCGCAGTACTGGGTGAAACCATTGTTGACGGTAAAACCGCACTTAAATTTACGATTTTGAACCCGTGTCTAACGACGGCGGACTTTGAATCTTTGCTCTCAAAAATCCATATGCTAGCAGTTGAGCTAGTTTAA
- the pgsA gene encoding CDP-diacylglycerol--glycerol-3-phosphate 3-phosphatidyltransferase, with protein sequence MRLNIPNILSLLRLFLIPVFVVVFYLPYSWAPFASAMVFWVAGFTDWLDGMLARKLGQTSRFGAFIDPVADKVLVATALILITEHYHTIWVTIPAVTMIAREIIISALREWMAEIGKRASVAVSWVGKVKTLAQMFALWVLIWRYDEWMVWVGFAALYIATVLTYWSMIQYLAAAKDDLLDEKHH encoded by the coding sequence ATGCGATTGAATATCCCGAACATTCTGTCTCTTCTTAGACTGTTCTTAATTCCAGTTTTTGTGGTTGTTTTTTATCTGCCTTATTCATGGGCGCCTTTTGCTTCGGCAATGGTGTTTTGGGTAGCAGGCTTTACCGATTGGCTAGATGGTATGTTGGCTCGTAAACTTGGCCAAACATCTCGTTTTGGCGCGTTTATCGATCCGGTAGCTGATAAAGTGCTGGTTGCGACAGCGTTGATTTTGATTACAGAACACTACCACACCATATGGGTGACAATTCCCGCTGTTACCATGATTGCTCGTGAGATCATTATTTCTGCCCTACGAGAGTGGATGGCTGAAATTGGTAAACGCGCCAGTGTCGCGGTTTCTTGGGTCGGTAAAGTTAAAACTCTCGCACAGATGTTTGCGTTGTGGGTGTTGATTTGGCGTTATGATGAATGGATGGTTTGGGTTGGCTTTGCGGCGCTTTACATCGCTACCGTCCTGACGTATTGGTCTATGATCCAATATCTCGCAGCAGCAAAAGACGATTTGCTCGATGAGAAGCATCATTAA